Sequence from the Neomonachus schauinslandi chromosome 9, ASM220157v2, whole genome shotgun sequence genome:
TGTAGCTCTTTTGGTTGCCCTCCTGGTAGCACTTGAGTATTTTGAAGGGATGCTGGGcccatatatatacatttctgtaATGGTCTCTCCACTTCCTGAGGCAAATATGCTCGATTTTGTGCCAAAAGGTATAGATGAAGATGTGATAGTTCCTGTCTCGTGgagcttctctttccctcatgaGATCATTGCATTTGTAGTCGCTGAATTTCCAGCTTGTGCTCAGGTAGTGCTGTTTCATGAATTCTCTCCAGGAAAGGTTCTGGCTGTGTACAAGCAGCCCACCTAGGGAAAACAGCAGGGCCAAGAGAGGGCCTAGGCCCTTTAGAGAGGATGCCATTTCAGTCACCAGAGCCACCTGTGGGTccacagggaagagagaggaaagcattTTCTCAACACTGCCTTAAGAGTTGACCTGCACCTTAAAATTCCTTTCTTGCCAATGTAGGCACTGGGGCCCAACTTTACCATTTTGTTCCCAGGCTTGAAGAGGATAAATCTCATTAGGTAGTAAACTTTACAAGAACTGAAAATATGCTAGAACCTGACTGAGACTAACACAAGATGGTCAAAAATAAGTGAAGtttattttgagaatttcaaACACCTGCTGTCTGCCCTCTCTTCTACCCAAACTGAGGAACCCATCATCCTCTAGCTAATTCTGTTTGACAGTCCAGATCAATTCTCTGAAGAGCATGGTTctaaaagaaaatggtattttaagcTTTATGACTGTGAAGTGGAAAGGGTTGTCACACTCTAAGGGAATGAGGAAGTTAGGTGAAGACTTGGATGATACTTTCCCCCAAACCCCAGGCTACAGTTACAATGATTCTGCAAAATGGTGTTTTTCTAATCCCGATTGCCTtagaacacttccccaaagcctgtGTGAAACCTGTTATCACTTCTGACCACCCACATACTTCTCAGCAGCCATTTACCTCATTATCATAATTATAAACCATCTTGATTTGTTGTTCAGAATGCAACCATATAGGAACTCCAGTTTTGAAAGATTGTTCTCATCATCAATCAAGTACCAGATTGAAACTACCCTCTCTGGAGCTACTCTGGTCAAAATTAGGGAATG
This genomic interval carries:
- the EDDM3B gene encoding epididymal secretory protein E3-beta — protein: MASSLKGLGPLLALLFSLGGLLVHSQNLSWREFMKQHYLSTSWKFSDYKCNDLMREREAPRDRNYHIFIYTFWHKIEHICLRKWRDHYRNVYIWAQHPFKILKCYQEGNQKSYREHSSYSYIEFHCGANGHVDGIEDIQLLDIKK